The sequence GACCGGGGTGATCTCGGCCTCGAAGACGCCGTTCTTCTGCGCGGCCGCGGCACGCTGGTGGGAGGTGGCGGCGAACTCGTCCTGCGGGGCGCGCTCGATGCCCAGGCGGGTGTTGTGCTTCTCGGTGGACTCGCCCATCGCGATGTTCTCGAAGGCGTCGGTGAGGCCGTCGTAGGCCATCGCGTCGAGCATCTCGATGGCGCCGTACTTGTAGCCCTCGCGGGACTTGGGCAGCAGGTGCGGCGCGTTGGTCATGGACTCCTGACCGCCCGCGACCACGATGTCGAACTCCCCGGCGCGGATGAGCTGGTCGGCCAGCGCGATGGCGTCCAGACCCGAGAGGCACACCTTGTTGATCGTGAGCGCGGGCACGTTCATCGGGATCCCGCCCTTGACCGCGGCCTGGCGGGCGGGGATCTGGCCCGCGCCCGCCTGGAGCACCTGGCCCATGATCACGTACTGCACCTGGTCGCCGGAGATTCCGGCCCGGTCCAGCGCGGACTTGATGGCGAAGCCGCCGAGGTCGGCGCCCGAGAAGGACTTCAGCGAGCCGAGCAGCCGCCCCATGGGGGTGCGGGCCCCGGCGACGATCACTGAAGTGGTGTTGTTCGATCCGGACATGAGGCACAGCCCCTTGAGGATGAGGAGTGAACGAGGGTTTACATGAATGTACTGAGCGGTACCCGCGGCGTCACCGGGCTGTCGGTGTGATCGCTGGCACGTTGCGTGACCACCCTCCTCGGCGGTGCACTGGTCCCATGCTGACAAGAATCGACCACATCGGGATCGCCTGCTTCGACCTGGCTAAAACTGTCGAGTTCTACCGTGCCACGTACGGCTTCGAGGTGTTCCACACCGAGGTCAACGAGGAGCAGGGTGTGCGCGAGGCCATGCTGAAGATCAACGAGACGTCCGACGGCGGCGCCTCCTACCTCCAGCTCCTGGAGCCCACCCGCGAGGACTCCGCGGTGGGCAAGTGGCTGGCCAAGAACGGGGAGGGCGTCCACCACATCGCCTTCGGCACCGAGGACGTCCGCGGTGACTCGGAGGCCATCCGCGGCAAGGGCGTCCGCGTCCTGTACGACGAGCCGCGCACCGGCTCGATGGGCTCCTCGATCACCTTCCTGCACCCCAAGGACTGCCACGGGGTCCTCACGGAACTGGTCACGGCCAACCCTGACCACTGATGGCCCGATTCCCCGGCCGGTAGAGTGGCCATGGCTCGGCCGGGGTTCGGTGCGGAGACGGGGTCGGGGCCTGTGACCCCTGCCCCGGTATCTGAC comes from Streptomyces sp. NBC_01408 and encodes:
- a CDS encoding acetyl-CoA C-acetyltransferase, producing the protein MSGSNNTTSVIVAGARTPMGRLLGSLKSFSGADLGGFAIKSALDRAGISGDQVQYVIMGQVLQAGAGQIPARQAAVKGGIPMNVPALTINKVCLSGLDAIALADQLIRAGEFDIVVAGGQESMTNAPHLLPKSREGYKYGAIEMLDAMAYDGLTDAFENIAMGESTEKHNTRLGIERAPQDEFAATSHQRAAAAQKNGVFEAEITPVEIPQRKGEPVIFSQDEGIRPETTAESLGRLRPAFAKDGTITAGTSSQISDGAAAVVVMSKAKAEELGLEWIAEIGAHGNVAGPDNSLQSQPSNAILHALKKEGLQVSDLDLIEINEAFAAVAVQSMKDLGVTPEKVNVNGGAIALGHPIGMSGARVVLHLALELKRRGGGTGAAALCGGGGQGDALIVHVRK
- the mce gene encoding methylmalonyl-CoA epimerase — its product is MLTRIDHIGIACFDLAKTVEFYRATYGFEVFHTEVNEEQGVREAMLKINETSDGGASYLQLLEPTREDSAVGKWLAKNGEGVHHIAFGTEDVRGDSEAIRGKGVRVLYDEPRTGSMGSSITFLHPKDCHGVLTELVTANPDH